Proteins from a genomic interval of Spea bombifrons isolate aSpeBom1 chromosome 4, aSpeBom1.2.pri, whole genome shotgun sequence:
- the LOC128491414 gene encoding proto-oncogene Mas-like: MSLVSHFDSNTEAENMSFTSPAAESVNWTYNETLEKIDISLIISPINLFISAIGIAGNSLVIWFLSFKIKRSPSTIYIFNLAIADVLFLLFVSGFHVFSIVFAIWSPFKQQIKDKYLIQIFYTLIISCLCGYNTSLCLLTAISVERCISVLFPIWYRCKRPRHLSSIVCTVIWVISCLFSVLEVSFCYSLALKHLYVHNTSANVKKCNVIFVIICCVSFMIFIPSMIVSSLLLLIRMWSSSQQHQHRKLYLVIAVTVIVFLVFAMPMRILLLVWYKHHIMPPFPTTDLISLFTSLNSSINPFIYYLIGRQGSGNGKLNLLTILQTVFRDDGSQIRRQQRNNVMESIM; this comes from the coding sequence ATGAGTCTGGTTTCTCATTTTGATTCTAACACAGAAGCTGAAAATATGAGTTTTACTTCCCCAGCAGCAGAGTCTGTAAATTGGACTTACAATGAAACGCTGGAGAAAATTGATATCAGCTTAATAATTTCACCTATAAATCTATTTATATCAGCAATTGGAATAGCTGGCAACAGCCTTGTTATCTGGTTCCTTTCTTTCAAGATTAAGAGAAGCCCTTCCACAATCTACATTTTTAACCTTGCTATAGCTGATGtgctttttcttctctttgtctCTGGATTCCATgttttttctattgtatttgcAATATGGTCACCATTTAAACAACAGATAAAAGATAAGTACTTAATCCAAATCTTCTACACATTGATAATATCTTGCCTCTGTGGATACAATACTAGTTTGTGTCTTCTTACAGCCATCAGTGTTGAAAGATGTATTTCTGTACTTTTTCCTATTTGGTATCGTTGTAAACGACCTAGACATCTCTCCTCAATTGTATGTACTGTTATATGGGTAATCTCTTGTCTGTTCTCTGTACTGGAGGTTTCATTCTGTTACAGTCTCGCTCTAAAGCATCTTTATGTACACAATACGTCTGCTAATGTAAAGAAATGCAACGTTATCTTCGTGATTATATGTTGTGTTAGTTTTATGATCTTTATCCCATCCATGATTGTGTCAAGTCTTTTGCTCTTAATCAGGATGTGGTCCAGTTCCCAGCAACACCAACATCGTAAGCTCTACCTTGTGATCGCAGTGACAGTAATTGTTTTTCTTGTGTTTGCCATGCCCATGAGAATTTTACTGCTGGTTTGGTACAAACATCACATCATGCCACCATTTCCTACAACAGACTTGATCTCATTGTTCACGTCTCTAAATAGTAGCATAaacccatttatttattatcttattGGTCGTCAAGGATCAGGAAATGGAAAGCTCAATCTTCTTACTATCCTTCAAACTGTTTTTCGAGATGACGGaagccaaatcaggagacaaCAAAGAAACAATGTAATGGAGTCAATAATGTAA
- the MRPL18 gene encoding 39S ribosomal protein L18, mitochondrial, protein MPPLVLMSVIRRSKTLTQAVRYAVTSANAQPSPVVEVDTEENEIINPNFTNRNPRNLERLALAVKDRGWGTTWPSRQYWHRLRFERSQHHVTAFVEHCNGNVVVSASTREWAVKKHLYSTKDVMACENIGRVLAQRCLEAGISYMVFHEIPWVFRSEAVQRFRNALKQGGVVLNEPRRIYQ, encoded by the exons ATGCCTCCCCTTGTACTAATGTCCGTTATCAGACGAAGTAAGACGCTTACGCAGG CTGTTCGTTATGCTGTCACTTCTGCAAATGCACAGCCTTCACCTGTGGTGGAAGTAGATACAGAAGAGAATGAGATTATTAATCCAAATTTTACCAATCGAAATCCTCGAAATTTAGAGCGGCTAGCACTAGCAGTAAAAGACCGTGGCTGGGGAACAACATGGCCTTCTCGACAGTATTGGCATAG ACTACGGTTTGAACGGTCCCAACACCATGTGACTGCCTTTGTGGAACATTGTAATGGGAATGTGGTGGTCTCTGCCTCCACTCGTGAGTGGGCAGTAAAAAAACATCTCTACAGCACAAAGGATGTCATGGCCTGTGAGAACATCGGTCGCGTGTTGGCTCAGCGATGTCTAGAGGCAGGGATCAGTTACATGGTGTTCCATGAAATTCCCTGGGTATTTCGATCTGAGGCA GTGCAGCGATTTCGAAACGCATTGAAACAAGGTGGAGTGGTATTAAATGAGCCACGTCGGATTTACCAGTGA